GACGTTTAAAATTAAGACACCTGTTGGCGTGAACCAAATTGAAATGAAAAAGGCCATTCAAGAAGCGATTGCCCAAGCGACAAAAGACGGAAAACTTCGTCCAAACTCTGTTGATTCGTTAACGGGTGAAAATAGTGGGGATAACTTAGGCATCGGATTACCGGTAATTAAATTCGAACAATGGGAAAACGATTATATTGACGTACGCCTTATTTTAAAGGGTGGCGGTTGTGAAAATAAAAACATTCAGTACAGCTTACCTTGTGAGTTGGAAGGACTTGGACGTGCAGGCCGTGACTTAGATGGTATTCGGAAATGTATTTTACATTCGGTGTACCAAGCGCAAGGTCAAGGATGTAGCGCCGGTTTCATCGGTGTTGGTATCGGTGGCGACCGTTCGTCTGGCTATGAGCTGGCAAAAGAACAGCTTTTCCGTCCAGTCGATGATGTGAATCCGAACGAAGATTTACGTAAACTGGAAGAATACATTATGGAGAATGCGAATAAGCTCGGAATCGGTACGATGGGCTTCGGCGGAGAAACGACCCTTCTTGGTTGTAAAATTGGTGTGATGAACCGCATCCCAGCAAGCTTCTTCGTATCGGTGGCATACAACTGCTGGGCGTTCCGTCGCTTAGGCGTCTACATTGATCCTGAAACAGGGGAAATTACAGAATGGTTATACCAAGATGGAGAAAAAATTGACTTTAAAGAAGAACAAGAACCACAAACAACAGATGCTGACGTCAATGTGGTTACACTGGAAGCGCCGATTACCGAAGAGCAAATTCGTCAATTAAAAGTGGGCGATGTGGTCCGCATTAACGGCATGATTTACACCGGCCGTGACGCGATTCACAAATATTTGATGGATCACGATGCCCCTGTCGATTTAAATGGTCAAATCATTTATCACTGCGGTCCGGTGATGTTAAAAGATGAAGACGGAAACTGGCATGTAAAAGCAGCTGGACCAACTACGTCCATTCGTGAGGAGCCTTATCAAGGGGACATTATGAAAAAATTTGGCGTACGTGCGGTCATCGGTAAAGGCGGTATGGGTCCGAAGACGTTACAAGCCTTGCAAGAACATGGCGGCGTGTACTTAAACGCCATCGGTGGAGCGGCGCAATATTATGCGGACTGTATCGAATCCGTTGAAGGTGTCGATCTATTGGAATTTGGTATTCCTGAAGCGATGTGGCACTTAAAAGTAAAAGATTTTACAGCCGTTGTGACCATGGACTCTCACGGCAACAGCTTGCATAAAGACATCGACAAATCTTCGTTAGAAAAACTCGCTCAATTTAAAGAACC
This genomic interval from Bacillus sp. (in: firmicutes) contains the following:
- a CDS encoding fumarate hydratase, with translation MEKFRESMYQLIVETSTNLPKDVRRAIKAAKERENAGTRAAMSLATITNNIRMADENVSPICQDTGLPTFKIKTPVGVNQIEMKKAIQEAIAQATKDGKLRPNSVDSLTGENSGDNLGIGLPVIKFEQWENDYIDVRLILKGGGCENKNIQYSLPCELEGLGRAGRDLDGIRKCILHSVYQAQGQGCSAGFIGVGIGGDRSSGYELAKEQLFRPVDDVNPNEDLRKLEEYIMENANKLGIGTMGFGGETTLLGCKIGVMNRIPASFFVSVAYNCWAFRRLGVYIDPETGEITEWLYQDGEKIDFKEEQEPQTTDADVNVVTLEAPITEEQIRQLKVGDVVRINGMIYTGRDAIHKYLMDHDAPVDLNGQIIYHCGPVMLKDEDGNWHVKAAGPTTSIREEPYQGDIMKKFGVRAVIGKGGMGPKTLQALQEHGGVYLNAIGGAAQYYADCIESVEGVDLLEFGIPEAMWHLKVKDFTAVVTMDSHGNSLHKDIDKSSLEKLAQFKEPVFK